The genomic DNA CGATGGCCACCTGTAACTGGTCGGCAGGAATCCCGTCCTCGGCAAAACGCTGGATGGCGTTGGCGACAATCCCGCCTTGCAGCCCCTTCCAGCCGCCATGCACGGCCGCTACCCGCTGAGCGTTTTTGGCGGCGATCAAAATGGGCAGGCAATCGGCGGTAATCACCGCAACCGGCTGATGCCGATGGGTGAACACACCGTCGGCTTCGAGGGTATTGGCCACTTGGTCGGGCTGCCAGTCAATCACTGACGCGCTGTGCACCTGCTTGCAGAAAAACACGTCAGCTGGTCGCGACGGATCGTTGATCGTACAAAAGCCATGGTCGATGCCGGGGATGGCGCCGAGGTTGTCTGCCTGTTGCAAGGTGCACTCTCCGTTGATTAAACGCTCAGTCGCCTACCGC from Pseudomonas tolaasii NCPPB 2192 includes the following:
- the pgeF gene encoding peptidoglycan editing factor PgeF, whose amino-acid sequence is MQQADNLGAIPGIDHGFCTINDPSRPADVFFCKQVHSASVIDWQPDQVANTLEADGVFTHRHQPVAVITADCLPILIAAKNAQRVAAVHGGWKGLQGGIVANAIQRFAEDGIPADQLQVAIGPSIKACCYEVSDSFIAQFPATQEHLWQPTQPAPLLPPQIPPPHARQAGSAWFDLSGYGVMLLLEAGLKREQIEVSQVCTYCTSPSFASYRRRTHNPEEAKTLIYSWVARTLG